ATGTCGGGCGGCATCGACTCGCCCGTCGCCGCGTACCGGATGATGCGCCGCGGCCTGCGCGTCGACTACCTGCACTTCTCCGGCATGCCGTTCACCGGCCCCGAGTCGATCTACAAGGCGTACGCGCTCGTCCGCGAGCTGGACAAGTTCCAGACCGGGTCGCGGCTGTTCGTCGTGCCCTTCGGCAAGGCGCAGCAGCAGATCAAGTCGTCCGGCGCCGACCGGCTCGCGGTGATCGCGCAGCGGCGGCTGATGCTGCGCACCGGGGAGGTCCTCGCCCGTCGGCTGCGCGGCTCCGCGCTGATCACCGGCGACGCGCTCGGGCAGGTGTCCAGCCAGACCCTCGCCAACATCACCGCGCTGGACGACGCCGTCGAGCTGCCCATCCTGCGGCCCCTCGTCGGCATGGACAAGGTCGAGATCATGGACCAGGCGCGCCGCATCCGCACCCTGACGATCTCCGAGCTGCCCGACGAGGACTGCTGCACCCTGCTCGCGCCCCGCCGCGCCGAGACCCGGGCCAAGATCGGGGATCTGCGGCAGATCGAGAAGCGCCTCGACGTCGGCGAGCTCGCCGACCAGCTCGCCGCGTCCGTCCAGGAGCACCGCCCCGCCTACGGCGACCCAGTCGCCTGACCCCCGCCTCATGACCCAGTACAACTAGCGGGCGTCGAAGTCCGTCGGGCGGGGCGGCTCGGGGCCGTCCGGGCCCATCAGGGTGATCCGCTCGATGCGGACGATGCGGAAGCGGCGGCCCGCGACGGCGATGCCGTTGCGGCGGCTGCCGTCCTCCATCAGCTCCGCCGCCTCGGCGAACCGGGCGATGTCGGCCTCGGCGGGGCTCTCCACCGCGGGCACCACGTGCCTGAAGTAGGTGACCAGCGAGTCGCGGGCCTGCTGCGGCGCGTCGTACAGCCGTCCCACCGGCCGCCAGCGCCGCTCGCCGCGCTCGGCGACGGTGAACGCGGGCGCCAGCGCGACCGGGGTGAGGAACGCGCCGGACGGCTCGTTCCCCCTGGCGGCCGCGGCGTCCAGCACCTGGCACAGCAGCTCGGCCGTGGCGAGGTCGGACGCCGGGCCGTCGCCCGGCAGCAGCTCGTGCGGCCGGGCGGGCGGGACGCGGCCGCCCGCCGGCACCGGGTCCAGGTCCGTCGGACGGGGCGGCTCGGGCCCGTCCGGGCCGGTGCGGGCCAGCTGCTCGATCCGCGCGATCCGGAACCGCCGCCCGCCCGCGGTCACCTCGTCGGCCGGCTCGCGCCGCAGCGTGCGGGCCGCGGCCGCCAGGTCGCGCGCCCGCGCGCCGGTGCCCGGCGCGGCGCGGTCCTCCAGGTGGTCGGCGAGGAGCTCGCGCGCCCCCTGCGGCAGCGGGTCGAACGGGCACACGATCTGCCAGCCGCCCGGAACGCGCTCGGCGGCGGTGAACACGGCGCCGAGGGCCACCAGCTCCGGGTAGGCCGTCAGGGCGCGGCGGGCGTCCGCCAGCAGCACGGCGGCGACCGGGTCGACGCCGTCCAGGTCGTCCGGGAACAGCCGCCCCCCGGCGTCACCATCTCCCGTCGTCATGCCGGTCATCATCCTCGCCGCGCCCTGCCCGGCCAATGGTTCAGACCAATTCGTTACCGCCCTGTGCGCCTTCTCCGCGGCCCCGCGCGGCCGCGCCGCGGCCGCGGCGGCGGGCGGGCGCCACGAGGACCACCAGGCTCGCCGCCAGCAGCACGAGGCCGCCCAGCGCGGCGCCGCCGAGCCGCTCGCCCAGCAGGACCGTGCCGAGCGCCGCCGCCACCGCCGGCTCCGCGAGCGTCAGGGTCGTCGCCGTCGTCGCGGGCGTGGTGCGCAGGCCCCGGGCGAACAGCAGGTAGCCCCCGCCCGTGGTGACCACGCCGAGGTAGAGCGCGATGAGCGCGCCGCTCCCGGTGAGCAGCCAGCCCGCCGGTCCGGCGATCAGCACGGGGACGAGCGGGACCGCCGCCGCGCCGAACAGCGCCGCGGCGACGGCCCGGTCCTCCTCGCCCCGGGTGATGAGGACGGACGCCACCGTCGCGTACCCCCCGTACGACAGCCCGGACAGCAGCGCGAGCCCGATGCCGAGCGGCTCCGCGCCCGCGTCCCGGCCGCCGCCGACGAGCAGCGCGCAGCCCGCGACGGCCCCCGCCGTGGCGAGCGTCCACCGCCCGGTCGGCGCGGACCGGCCGGCCAGCAGCCCGATCACGCCGGTGAACACGGGCGCGCTGCCGATCGTGACGACGGTGCCGACCGCGACGCCGGTGCGCTCGACGGCGACGAAGAACGCCGTCTGGTACACGGTGACGGCGGCCGCGCCGAGGCCGACGAGCGCCAGGTTGCGGCGGTCCGCCAGCAGGCGGCGCAGCCCCGCGCCGCGCCGCGTGGACGCGGCGAGGGCCAGCAGCACCAGGCCGCCGATGATGATGCGGATCGCGGCGACCGAGTACGGGGACGCGCCGTCCGCGTACGTGCGGACGGTGCCGGTCGTCCCCCACAGGGACGCCGCCAGCAGGACGTCGGCGCCGCCGCGCCGGGCACGGGACCGCGAGGGCTTTTCGGACGCGCGCCTGAGAAAGGTGTTCTGGGACACGGAAAGGGCTCCTGGGCTCGAATCGGGAGGAGGGATCCGGATTCGGGGCGCAGGCCGGCAGCGGCCGGGCGCGTGATCGCGCCGGGCCGTGCGGGGATCAGCAGGGAATGCGGTCGCCGCGCCCCGTCAGGAGCGCGGCGGTCCGCAGTCGGGTGCCCAGTAAGCCATGGTTCAGGACGATACCGGTTCGGGCGCCCCGCGGGACGCCCGCCCGGGTCAGGCGGGCACGGCGTCGGGGTCCTCGCTCCTGGCGAGGGAGCGGCCGACGATCGGGGGCAGGTCGCGGACGAGCTTGGCGAGCTCGCGCAGGTCGCCGTCGACCAGGGCCTGCGGGCCGTCGCACAGGGCGGTCTCCGGGTGCGGGTGCACGTCGATGATCACGCCGTCGGCGCCGACCGCGATCGCCGCGCGGGTCAGCGGCAGGACGAGGTCGCGGCTGCCGCCCGAGTGCGACGGGTCCACGATGACCGGCAGGTGGGAGAGGCGCTGCGCCACCGGTACCGCGGAGATGTCGAGGGTGTTGCGGGTCGCCCGCTCGAACGTGCGGATGCCCCGCTCGCACAGCACGATGTCGAGGTTGCCGCGCTGCGCGACGTACTCGGCGGCCATCAGCCACTCCTCGATCGTGCCGTTCATGCCGCGCTTCAGCATGACCGGCTTGCCCGCCTCGCCGGCGGCCTGCAGCAGCGCGAAGTTCTGCGCGTTGCGGGTGCCGATCTGCAGCATGTCGGCGTAGGAGGCGACGAGTTCGACGTCGCCGGCGTCCACGACCTCGGTGACGATCGGCATGCCGGTCTCCTCGCGCACGTCCGCGAGGATGCGCAGCCCGGC
The sequence above is a segment of the Actinomadura coerulea genome. Coding sequences within it:
- the thiI gene encoding tRNA uracil 4-sulfurtransferase ThiI, translated to MTTLDTAPGTAAADVREQSPVDGEPCVLLKLGEIVLKGKNREQFERRLADNVRTAVRPIARVDVVRRHGVFIVRKHDADLATMERVAQRITDVMGIVWAHRAWRVGKDLASVERAALELMDGRTGSFAVRSRRRDKRFPMTSTELDRHIGTLVTARYGQPVRLKNPDHTLSIEVDRDEVFVYSGGLAGQGGLPVGMSGRGLVLMSGGIDSPVAAYRMMRRGLRVDYLHFSGMPFTGPESIYKAYALVRELDKFQTGSRLFVVPFGKAQQQIKSSGADRLAVIAQRRLMLRTGEVLARRLRGSALITGDALGQVSSQTLANITALDDAVELPILRPLVGMDKVEIMDQARRIRTLTISELPDEDCCTLLAPRRAETRAKIGDLRQIEKRLDVGELADQLAASVQEHRPAYGDPVA
- a CDS encoding DUF5954 family protein, which gives rise to MTTGDGDAGGRLFPDDLDGVDPVAAVLLADARRALTAYPELVALGAVFTAAERVPGGWQIVCPFDPLPQGARELLADHLEDRAAPGTGARARDLAAAARTLRREPADEVTAGGRRFRIARIEQLARTGPDGPEPPRPTDLDPVPAGGRVPPARPHELLPGDGPASDLATAELLCQVLDAAAARGNEPSGAFLTPVALAPAFTVAERGERRWRPVGRLYDAPQQARDSLVTYFRHVVPAVESPAEADIARFAEAAELMEDGSRRNGIAVAGRRFRIVRIERITLMGPDGPEPPRPTDFDAR
- a CDS encoding DMT family transporter, which produces MSQNTFLRRASEKPSRSRARRGGADVLLAASLWGTTGTVRTYADGASPYSVAAIRIIIGGLVLLALAASTRRGAGLRRLLADRRNLALVGLGAAAVTVYQTAFFVAVERTGVAVGTVVTIGSAPVFTGVIGLLAGRSAPTGRWTLATAGAVAGCALLVGGGRDAGAEPLGIGLALLSGLSYGGYATVASVLITRGEEDRAVAAALFGAAAVPLVPVLIAGPAGWLLTGSGALIALYLGVVTTGGGYLLFARGLRTTPATTATTLTLAEPAVAAALGTVLLGERLGGAALGGLVLLAASLVVLVAPARRRGRGAAARGRGEGAQGGNELV
- the aroF gene encoding 3-deoxy-7-phosphoheptulonate synthase — its product is MVVVMAPEASEADVRAVVSLVETAGGDAFVSRGVERTIVGLVGDVQQFGSLNLRGMRGVSDVIRISAPYKLVSRENHAERSVVRVGGVPIGPGTVTLIAGPCAVETPEQTLGAAQMAQAAGATLLRGGAFKPRTSPYAFQGLGEAGLRILADVREETGMPIVTEVVDAGDVELVASYADMLQIGTRNAQNFALLQAAGEAGKPVMLKRGMNGTIEEWLMAAEYVAQRGNLDIVLCERGIRTFERATRNTLDISAVPVAQRLSHLPVIVDPSHSGGSRDLVLPLTRAAIAVGADGVIIDVHPHPETALCDGPQALVDGDLRELAKLVRDLPPIVGRSLARSEDPDAVPA